A region of the Pseudanabaena sp. BC1403 genome:
TAATATTCAACTTTATTCGCGATTTGTATCTCGACAACACGCAGTGTTACTGCGTGTGCCTGGGGAAGGTGGGCGTTATTTGTACCGAATTATTGATGGGGATCTGTCTGGTAAGCCCAGTGTGAATGGTGTAATTATTAATCATCATATGAAGATTGCTTCTTCCTATGATCTATGTAACGGTGATGTGATCACGCTTGCCCCAAATGTGGAATTAACATATCTAAGTAGTCAACCTTAACAAAAGTCCCAAAGTACCTTTTATATTTTTTAAGTGCCTTGCTCTGGTATAACTCTCAAATTTTTTATTGTGGCTATATAGCAATGCAGGCTTTTCTTAGGATATAAAACCCAAATAAATAAATGCGGTGCGAAGCACCACATTTATTTATTTGGGTTTTTGATTTGTGCTAGCTATAGTCTCTAGGATCAAACCCCAATAAGCGAAAGGCATTGCAAAGTTCTGCTATTCGTTTATTGTTTTTTTTTGTCATGTTTTTACTGGCACTTTTGCTGATAATTTCTAGTTCGTGGATTTTTAGGTAAGGTGAAACAATATTGTGTAATAAATCCGCAATTTGACTTGATTGCAGCATAATATGGCAATTGTCTTATCCCTTCAAGAAAACGTAGACTTACTGCTACTTTTAGTCAAGTTAGCGATCGCGTTAGGCTCAATTGCCATTACGTTATTACTGCTATTTTGGTTGCGACTTAAGAAAATTGAAAAACGGATATATCAGAGAAGACGACAGCTAAAGTCGAGATTCAATCAAAATATCACACTGAAGACCTCACAAAAAATACTGCCAAAGCCTTACAAATCCTTTAGTCCGACCCACGTTATCGCCAATCGATCAATTGGTAATCTGGCAACTGTCAACAAGCGATCGCCAAAGACTCAGTTGTATATAACAACTTCATCCCCAAAGCTTTTACCAAAATCAAAGAGACGC
Encoded here:
- a CDS encoding FHA domain-containing protein produces the protein MSETHVSHTLLINDARGSRKLALDGLKYTIGRDANNNIQLYSRFVSRQHAVLLRVPGEGGRYLYRIIDGDLSGKPSVNGVIINHHMKIASSYDLCNGDVITLAPNVELTYLSSQP